A segment of the candidate division WOR-3 bacterium genome:
GAAGCTCGACGCCAAGCTCAGCCGCACGCAGCGCCGCAGCCGAGTCGGTCGAGAAGTACGGGTTGCCGGTACCACCGGACAAGACTACTATCCGACCAGCAGCCAGTTCTGCCTGTGCCCGTTCCACGGTGTAGTGCTCGACCATGCCCGGAATACCGAACGCGCACAGATGGGTGGCCGGAACCGGAAGGGTTTTGGACAGCCGGATGCCGTTGATTACCGTAGCGATCATTCCGGCTCGGTCAGCGGCGACACGGGTCAGACCGGTGCTGGAGCTTGAGCCTTGGGTGCCAGATTCAGGGTTACCGTAGTCGCGGCCCCGGACAATATTCCCGCCGCCGACAACGACCGCAAGTGTTGCACCGAGCCGACGAGCATGGGCAAGCTGACGCACGACTCCAGAAAGCAGTTCCGGCGAGGCCATGCACTCGCCGGACAGTTTCAGAAGAACCCGGTTGTAGTGCCGGGCACGTTTCAGGCTGCTACTCACCTACCTTGAAACGGGCAAATCGCTTTACGCGGATATTCTCTCCGAACTTGGCAATCTGCTCCTTCAGGTAGTC
Coding sequences within it:
- the pyrH gene encoding UMP kinase (Catalyzes the phosphorylation of UMP to UDP), with amino-acid sequence MSSSLKRARHYNRVLLKLSGECMASPELLSGVVRQLAHARRLGATLAVVVGGGNIVRGRDYGNPESGTQGSSSSTGLTRVAADRAGMIATVINGIRLSKTLPVPATHLCAFGIPGMVEHYTVERAQAELAAGRIVVLSGGTGNPYFSTDSAAALRAAELGVELLMKATNVAGVYSADPRQTKNARLYRRLSYEQALAARLAVMDLPAFALCMECRIPIRVFDLSRPRAIIEIIQGKEIGSYIC